A stretch of Oreochromis aureus strain Israel breed Guangdong linkage group 11, ZZ_aureus, whole genome shotgun sequence DNA encodes these proteins:
- the LOC116329966 gene encoding carboxypeptidase Q encodes MMTWKGTLCILLSLNVFLNLSSFCDGHPHSAQTINSESAVRVLSNDTAKRAGVAAEVAGYADVAKQIIDLAVFGAAQNRSYRRLADFTDTIGNRVSGSNNLEMAIKYMYNAMVQDGLDVHLEPAKIPHWVRGKESAEMTAPRAKTLAILGLGSSVGTPPEGIEAEVLVVQSFEELKHRASEAAGKIVVFNQPYVSYGETVAYRGYGASEAAKVGAVATLIRSVTPFSINSPHTGWQDYQDGVKRIPTACITVEDAELMWRMAQRGQKIVVRLTMGAKTLPDADSFNTVAEIKGWQHPEQVVLLSGHLDSWDVGQGAMDDGGGAMISWEALSLIKDLGLRPRRTLRTVLWTAEEQGGVGAQQYFNLHKVNMSNFDLVMESDLGTFTPIGLQFTGSDAAQKVMEEVVKLLAPINTTKLEAHGEGTDISPWMQAGVPGASLHVADSRYFWFHHSEGDTMSVQDPRDMDLCSALWAVVAYVVADLQEMLPR; translated from the exons ATG atgaCTTGGAAGGGGACACTTTGTATCCTCCTCTCCCTCAATGTGTTTCTCAACCTATCGTCTTTCTGTGATGGTCATCCCCACTCTGCACAAACTATAAATTCAGAATCTGCTGTCAGAGTCTTATCCAATGATACTGCAAAGAGAG CTGGGGTAGCAGCTGAGGTAGCAGGCTATGCTGATGTGGCCAAACAGATCATTGACCTGGCTGTGTTCGGTGCTGCCCAGAACCGCTCTTACAGACGGCTCGCAGACTTTACTGACACTATAGGAAACCGTGTCAGTGGCTCAAACAACTTGGAGATGGCTATTAAATACATGTACAATGCCATGGTGCAGGATGGGTTGGATGTACACCTGG AGCCAGCAAAAATCCCACACTGGGTACGGGGGAAGGAGAGTGCAGAGATGACTGCTCCTCGAGCCAAGACTCTGGCTATACTGGGATTGGGTAGCAGCGTAGGAACACCCCCTGAAG GTATTGAGGCAGAGGTGTTGGTAGTTCAGTCTTTTGAGGAACTGAAGCATCGAGCCAGTGAGGCCGCAGGAAAGATTGTGGTTTTTAACCAGCCATATGTTAGCTATGGAGAGACAGTGGCATACCGTGGTTATGGTGCCTCTGAGGCAGCCAAAGTAGGAGCTGTGGCTACACTCATTCGATCAGTCACTCCATTCTCTATTAACAG TCCCCACACAGGCTGGCAGGACTACCAAGATGGAGTGAAGCGCATCCCCACAGCCTGCATCACTGTGGAGGATGCTGAGCTGATGTGGCGTATGGCACAAAGAGGTCAGAAAATTGTGGTCAGACTCACCATGGGAGCCAAGACCCTTCCTGATGCTGACTCTTTCAACACAGTGGCTGAGATAAAAGGGTGGCAACACCCTGAGCAG GTTGTCTTACTGAGCGGACATTTGGACAGCTGGGATGTGGGCCAGGGTGCCATGGATGACGGAGGCGGAGCCATGATTTCCTGGGAGGCCCTGTCACTCATCAAAGACCTTG GTCTGCGTCCAAGGAGAACTTTGCGAACAGTGCTGTGGACAGCCGAGGAGCAGGGCGGAGTCGGAGCACAGCAATACTTTAATCTACACAAG GTAAACATGTCCAACTTTGACCTTGTCATGGAGTCCGACTTGGGGACATTCACCCCCATTGGCCTGCAATTTACAGGCAGTGATGCAGCACAAAAG GTGATGGAAGAAGTGGTCAAACTTTTGGCTCCCATTAATACAACCAAACTCGAGGCCCACGGTGAAGGGACAGACATCTCACCATGGATGCAGGCAGGAGTTCCAG GTGCCAGCTTGCACGTGGCAGACAGCCGTTACTTTTGGTTCCACCACAGTGAAGGCGACACCATGAGCGTCCAGGACCCTCGAGACATGGACCTCTGCTCGGCATTGTGGGCCGTGGTTGCTTATGTCGTGGCAGACCTGCAGGAAATGCTGCCCAGATAG
- the dscc1 gene encoding sister chromatid cohesion protein DCC1, with translation MRTLEEVRATLQIAKLKEEDLQKTIHCLSFGPNVSSADYCLMELDDTLCKHIEAGQSLVIRGDKDEHAVVCSDDKTYSLKIADTSNMLLFLPGCRTPDQLTDTEDSSHVVHAQIWGFCNSYWELRKQRPRLKKLKRLLMENPYEGPALGGQQENTENRYTMQDLLERIQASEEEIRTHLETIHACQIDGYWRVLDFDYEMKLLGHVTQLVDSESWAFNRVPLQTSLDELAPLEPREMIEHCLNCYGKCYTENDEVFYALNEDKVCWGLALMLLHNAVKFNLKEFQEVWQQSVPEGMSTRLDQLKGIALLDRTSRPETICLLRVEDLPEDTVERFNHLFTLREKWTEEDITPYIQDLCGEKQTTGALLTKYARSSMQNGIKVFNSRRPVAT, from the exons ATGAGGACTTTAGAGGAGGTGCGGGCCACTCTGCAGATCGCCAAGCTCAAAGAGGAGGACTTACAGAAAACTATCCACTGTCTGTCCTTTGGGCCAAACGTTTCATCTGCGGACTACTGCCTGATGGAGCTCGACGACACACTCTGCAAACACATCGAGGCTGGTCAAAG CCTAGTGATTCGGGGCGATAAAGACGAACATGCAGTGGTTTGTAGCGACGACAAGACCTACAGTCTAAAAATAGCTGACACATCCaacatgctgctgtttcttCCTGGATGCAGAACACCAGACCAGCTGACCGACACCGAGGACAGCTCTCATGTTGTTCACGCTCAG ATCTGGGGGTTTTGTAACAGCTACTGGGAACTGAGGAAACAGCGACCAAGACTAAAGAAGCTGAAGAGACTTTTAATGGAAAATCCTTACGAAGGACCTGCGTTAGGAGGGCAGCAGGAGAATACAGAGAACAGG TACACAATGCAGGATCTGCTGGAGAGAATTCAGGCCAGTGAAGAGGAGATAAGGACACACTTAGAGACCATCCACGCCTGTCAGATAGATG gCTACTGGCGCGTTCTGGACTTTGACTATGAGATGAAGCTGCTTGGTCATGTGACTCAGCTGGTGGATTCTGAGTCTTGGGCCTTCAACAGGGTTCCCCTTCAAACCAGTTTAGATGAGCTAGCCCCACTAGAGCCCAG AGAGATGATCGAGCACTGTTTGAACTGCTATGGGAAATGCTATACTGAAAACG ATGAAGTGTTTTATGCACTAAATGAGGACAAAGTATGTTGGGGTTTAGCACTGATGCTGCTGCACAATGCTGTCAAGTTCAACCTGAAGGAGTTTCAGGAGGTTTGGCAGCAGAGCGTCCCAGAGGGCATGAGTACAAGACTGGACCAGCTAAAG GGCATTGCCCTGTTGGACCGCACCTCCCGCCCGGAGACCATCTGCCTGCTGCGTGTGGAGGACCTCCCAGAGGACACGGTGGAACGCTTTAACCACCTTTTTACACTTCGAGAGAAATGGACAGAGGAGGATATAACACCATACATACA AGACCTGTGTGGAGAGAAACAGACCACCGGAGCCCTCCTGACCAAATACGCTCGGTCTTCAATGCAAAATGGGATCAAGGTTTTCAACTCCAGAAGGCCCGTGGCTACGTGA